The uncultured Desulfuromonas sp. genome has a segment encoding these proteins:
- a CDS encoding TonB-dependent siderophore receptor has protein sequence MSLFRPKSGPATHAVLAAFVLLFLLIPLQTATAAELTHTFAIEAGPLDTVLNQFVRASGVNLSYADVVTDELHSDGVSGRYTSEEALHTLLDGTGITAEQQSGGGFRLRQQTAEEKAQEVQTLQEEAEPMTVTASSVGDTTEGTGSYTTGAMNTATKMDLSIRETPQSVSVITRQKIEDENYQTIDEALSETTGLYVSRLGTTRWEYISRGSTIDNIQYDGVSSHIHYYARDVIGDDVMDMYDRIEVVRGATGLTQGAGDPSASINMVRKRPTAEQQTSLSGNASMWGNGRMSFDTSGSFNQSQTIRGRLVASASGGDDCLDESSRENQLYYAVLDADVTEKTLLSLGFSHQKTRHDGYSWGGLATHEDGSFYDLDPEDTSAADWEYLDREENVTYFDLEQALGGDWNIKLSGRYSKAQSDMLASYTWWASSVLYKYPHAYEYDHRAKSADLHLSGSFNLFGRKHKLVLGANFDDEELSYVGGSGTAIPIDLETWDPSSVSKPDIALGSYSATYDQQQYGVYSALQLNPHDRINLTVGLRVSWFDYSTESVMTWGASASDYEENAYILPYYGITCDLTDTLTAYASYTEIFQPQQNYDIDGDLLPPEEGNNKEVGVKFESSENLFNASIAFFETNRDNLATALDGVSYCNPGFSTCYEAAERVRTRGFELDASGELSDGWHISAGYTYSKSEYVEGENKGDHYYTYNIPKHSFKLSTVYDLPGRLHQLSVGAGMKAQSELYKTGDGYRIEQGGYVIFDAMAKYQLTPRMKLQLNINNLLDKEYYSSLSGTGTSYGPFMGDPRNIVLSFKYQF, from the coding sequence ATGTCTTTATTCCGACCAAAGTCCGGGCCTGCCACCCACGCCGTGTTGGCAGCCTTTGTGCTGCTTTTCCTGCTCATTCCGTTGCAAACGGCCACGGCCGCCGAACTCACACACACCTTTGCGATTGAGGCGGGACCGCTGGATACGGTCCTCAACCAATTCGTTCGCGCCTCCGGCGTCAATCTGTCCTACGCGGATGTGGTCACGGACGAACTCCACAGCGACGGCGTCAGCGGGCGGTATACCAGCGAAGAAGCCCTGCACACACTTCTGGACGGAACCGGCATCACCGCTGAACAACAGAGCGGTGGCGGATTCCGCTTGCGTCAACAAACCGCGGAGGAAAAAGCGCAAGAAGTGCAAACGTTGCAAGAGGAGGCGGAACCCATGACCGTCACCGCCTCGTCCGTGGGCGATACCACGGAAGGAACCGGCAGCTACACCACCGGCGCCATGAACACCGCCACTAAGATGGATCTGTCGATTCGCGAAACGCCTCAGTCGGTCAGCGTCATCACCCGCCAGAAGATCGAAGACGAAAACTATCAGACGATTGATGAGGCTTTGTCTGAAACGACGGGCCTCTATGTTTCACGCCTGGGCACCACGCGATGGGAATATATTTCCAGGGGATCAACCATCGACAACATTCAATACGACGGCGTGTCCAGCCATATTCACTACTATGCCCGTGATGTCATCGGCGATGACGTCATGGATATGTATGACCGGATCGAAGTGGTTCGCGGCGCCACCGGGCTGACGCAGGGAGCCGGCGATCCCTCCGCCTCGATCAACATGGTGCGCAAACGTCCCACGGCGGAGCAACAGACGTCGCTGAGCGGCAACGCCTCCATGTGGGGCAACGGCAGGATGTCGTTCGACACATCCGGCTCCTTCAATCAAAGCCAAACCATACGCGGACGCCTCGTTGCTTCCGCATCCGGCGGAGATGATTGTCTGGATGAAAGCAGCAGGGAGAACCAGCTTTATTACGCGGTTCTTGATGCGGATGTCACCGAAAAAACACTCCTAAGCCTGGGCTTCAGCCATCAGAAAACACGGCATGACGGTTATTCGTGGGGCGGTCTGGCTACCCATGAAGACGGCTCGTTTTACGATCTGGACCCGGAAGACACGTCCGCCGCCGATTGGGAATACCTGGACCGGGAAGAGAATGTCACTTATTTCGACCTGGAACAGGCTCTTGGAGGCGATTGGAATATCAAATTATCCGGACGTTATTCCAAAGCCCAATCCGACATGCTGGCCTCCTATACCTGGTGGGCCAGCTCGGTGCTCTACAAATATCCGCACGCTTATGAGTACGACCACCGCGCCAAATCCGCGGACCTTCACCTTTCGGGCTCCTTCAATCTGTTCGGGCGGAAACACAAACTCGTGCTGGGCGCCAATTTCGATGACGAAGAGCTTTCCTACGTCGGCGGCTCCGGAACCGCTATCCCGATTGATCTGGAAACCTGGGATCCATCATCGGTCAGCAAACCCGATATTGCGTTGGGCAGTTACAGTGCGACATATGATCAACAACAATATGGCGTTTATTCGGCTCTGCAATTAAATCCCCATGACAGGATCAACCTCACGGTAGGCCTGCGAGTCAGCTGGTTTGATTACAGCACCGAGAGTGTCATGACCTGGGGGGCAAGTGCCAGTGACTATGAAGAGAATGCTTATATTCTGCCGTATTACGGCATCACCTGCGACCTGACCGACACACTCACCGCTTATGCCAGTTATACGGAAATTTTTCAGCCTCAACAAAACTACGATATCGACGGCGACCTGCTTCCCCCTGAAGAAGGCAACAACAAGGAAGTCGGTGTAAAATTTGAATCCAGCGAGAATTTGTTCAACGCCTCAATCGCATTCTTTGAAACCAACCGCGACAACCTGGCAACGGCGCTTGACGGTGTCAGCTATTGCAACCCCGGATTCTCGACCTGCTACGAGGCCGCCGAACGGGTGAGAACCCGCGGCTTCGAGCTCGACGCTTCCGGTGAACTCAGCGACGGATGGCATATCAGCGCTGGTTATACCTACTCCAAATCGGAGTATGTCGAGGGAGAAAACAAGGGCGATCACTATTACACCTACAACATCCCGAAGCACTCATTCAAACTATCTACCGTGTATGATCTGCCGGGAAGATTGCATCAGCTCAGTGTCGGTGCCGGTATGAAAGCACAAAGTGAACTCTATAAAACCGGGGACGGCTACAGGATCGAACAAGGCGGTTATGTGATTTTCGATGCCATGGCAAAATATCAACTCACGCCCCGGATGAAATTGCAGCTGAATATCAATAATCTCCTCGACAAAGAATATTATTCCTCCCTGAGCGGCACCGGAACCAGTTACGGTCCCTTTATGGGCGACCCGAGGAACATCGTGCTTTCGTTCAAATACCAGTTCTGA
- a CDS encoding sigma-70 family RNA polymerase sigma factor yields MSVSEKRLRSDLHDLYLDHHGWLVGWLNRRINNTHDAGDLAQDLFTRLLGRQTNLGTIAQPRAWLATMAHGMMVDHLRRKDIERAYAEALAALPADHAPSPETHAMLLDALAAIDALLKGLKPRARTIFLLSRLDGLPYARIAEELGVSLSTVEKDMARAIRHCLTRRQEMPL; encoded by the coding sequence ATGAGTGTTTCGGAAAAACGGCTACGCAGCGATCTGCATGACCTGTACCTCGACCATCACGGTTGGCTGGTGGGCTGGCTGAACCGGCGCATCAACAATACCCACGATGCCGGCGATCTGGCGCAGGACCTGTTCACTCGTCTGCTCGGTCGCCAAACCAATCTCGGCACGATTGCCCAACCGCGCGCCTGGCTGGCGACCATGGCCCACGGCATGATGGTTGATCATCTGCGGCGCAAAGACATCGAACGCGCTTATGCCGAAGCCCTGGCCGCGTTGCCCGCGGATCATGCGCCGTCACCGGAAACCCATGCCATGCTCCTTGACGCCTTAGCCGCCATTGACGCCCTGCTCAAGGGTCTGAAACCACGGGCGCGCACAATTTTTCTACTGTCGCGTCTCGATGGCTTGCCCTATGCCCGCATTGCCGAAGAGCTCGGCGTCAGCCTGAGCACGGTGGAAAAGGACATGGCCCGCGCCATCCGCCACTGCCTGACCCGCCGCCAAGAGATGCCGTTGTAA
- a CDS encoding FecR domain-containing protein, protein MKRTPKTSHHSPNDAQEEAIAWAVKLASGHVDAAQRQAFHRWRGQHRANEQAWRQIEGIDEAFSVVPCEAGDVVRRTLNHLDGARLTRRTVLKLLVAGAFLSGGGLTWSRKPWQQTWPLTATAQQRRHRLLPDGSRIDLNRGSAVEVVFSPWRRRVLLHQGEIHIETGNDANALFGHRPFEVVSGAMTFRALGTAFNLRRDRDGHRLYVSDGQVAVYRHAKLQTIVSATQEAFVADSGTLETHTADNDPSTWTQGVLVARKMRLRDLAAELSRYGDRPLQCSSRAGDLRVSGVFQLDGPAPLQRAVASLRQSLPIDVVEQDDTLTLILAQP, encoded by the coding sequence ATGAAGCGAACCCCCAAAACATCCCATCACAGCCCGAACGATGCGCAGGAAGAAGCCATCGCTTGGGCCGTTAAACTGGCCTCGGGTCACGTCGATGCGGCGCAGCGTCAGGCGTTTCACCGTTGGCGTGGCCAACACCGCGCCAACGAACAGGCCTGGCGCCAAATTGAAGGCATCGATGAGGCGTTTTCCGTCGTGCCCTGCGAAGCCGGTGACGTGGTGCGCCGCACCCTCAACCACCTTGACGGCGCGCGGCTCACGCGACGCACGGTGCTGAAGCTGCTCGTGGCCGGAGCATTTCTCTCCGGCGGCGGCCTGACCTGGAGCCGCAAACCCTGGCAGCAGACCTGGCCTCTGACCGCCACGGCCCAACAGAGACGGCACCGTCTGTTACCGGACGGCAGCCGCATCGACCTCAATCGAGGCAGTGCCGTGGAGGTGGTGTTTTCCCCCTGGCGACGGCGGGTCCTGCTCCATCAGGGGGAAATTCACATTGAAACCGGCAACGATGCCAATGCGCTGTTCGGCCACCGCCCGTTTGAGGTGGTCAGCGGCGCTATGACCTTCCGCGCTCTGGGCACCGCCTTCAATCTCCGTCGCGACCGGGACGGCCATCGCCTTTATGTCAGCGACGGCCAGGTGGCGGTTTACCGTCACGCCAAACTGCAAACGATTGTGTCCGCCACGCAGGAGGCTTTTGTCGCCGATAGCGGCACCCTTGAGACGCACACCGCGGACAACGACCCCTCAACCTGGACCCAAGGGGTTCTGGTGGCGCGCAAGATGCGTCTGCGCGACCTCGCCGCCGAATTGTCCCGGTACGGTGACCGCCCCCTGCAGTGTTCATCCCGGGCCGGTGACCTGCGGGTGTCAGGCGTCTTCCAACTCGACGGCCCGGCACCGCTGCAACGGGCCGTGGCCTCCCTGCGTCAATCCCTGCCCATCGACGTTGTTGAACAGGACGACACCCTCACCCTTATCCTCGCCCAGCCTTAG
- a CDS encoding TonB-dependent siderophore receptor, which translates to MKRDRSQKHPRRQNRAACLLAALAVFCCLLAAPLMTAAQSTAANATFTVAIAAGPLEEALNSFAVQTGLTLSFSPELVEQMDSAGLNGTYRIEDGLSALLDEHGLRAVRRENGSYTLEEDIAPGQDGEEAPAIEVTASSLDDTTEGSGSYTTGLTTTATKMGLSIRETPQSISVMTNQRIEDQGLSSLSEVIEQTPGLNIQNLGSERFTIYSRGYTINDYQLDGVSTHGISSTQAIPQGLADLATYDHVEVVRGATGLMLGAGDPSGIINLVRKKPTHEFQGNVIAELGSWDHYRAQLDVGGPLTKNGRVRGRLVGVYQDNNSYMDAYELEKQVYYGILEADVTDTTLVTVGFDYQENDPQGSASTGFPLFYDDGRQTDFSRSTNPAASWSSDHKTTYNTFASLEQKLTDHWQLNLAANYMSLDRDFSSATAAWGFLDEETGEGIKLYGAPGDTDQTQTGVEMRLEGSYTLLGREHDLVAGFSFSKYENNHMPLYRSGVEGTEINFYTWNHETARPDTGNGKLYDLDTIIYQRGFYLASRLNPLERLHLILGGRVSDYSYDYSLHYVPETLTANNKTTKYSEHGEITPYFGLVYDLTETHSLYASYTSIFQPQSYHDRNGDALDPKTGDHYEVGVKSEFFAGRINASLALFEIRQDNLAEVDSGYTVPGTTTSAYRAVEGAKTQGVDVELSGEIIPGWHVMASYSYSLTEDADGSRLATEAPRQMAKLWTTYQWRQLTVGGGVNWQSRIYFSTTSWQLPDVPLEAEQDAYTVVDLMARYQLTDTLCATLNVNNLFDKKYLSSLDSTFFTGYYGEPRSVLLSLRYDF; encoded by the coding sequence ATGAAGCGTGACAGATCACAAAAACACCCCCGCCGGCAAAACCGGGCCGCCTGCCTACTGGCAGCCTTGGCCGTTTTCTGCTGCCTGTTGGCCGCACCGCTGATGACCGCGGCACAATCCACAGCCGCGAACGCCACCTTTACGGTGGCCATTGCCGCCGGACCGTTGGAAGAGGCGTTAAACAGTTTTGCCGTACAGACCGGGCTGACCCTGTCCTTTTCTCCCGAACTGGTAGAGCAGATGGACAGCGCCGGACTCAACGGAACCTACCGTATTGAAGACGGTTTAAGCGCACTGCTAGACGAGCATGGCTTGCGTGCGGTGCGCCGGGAAAATGGCAGTTACACCCTAGAGGAAGATATTGCGCCGGGCCAGGACGGGGAAGAGGCCCCGGCCATTGAGGTCACGGCCTCTTCCCTTGATGACACCACAGAAGGAAGCGGGAGTTACACCACTGGCCTGACGACCACCGCCACCAAAATGGGTCTGTCGATCCGGGAAACACCCCAATCGATCAGCGTTATGACCAACCAGCGCATTGAGGATCAAGGGTTGTCCAGCCTCAGCGAGGTCATTGAGCAGACCCCCGGTCTGAATATCCAGAATTTAGGCAGTGAGCGCTTTACCATCTATTCGCGCGGCTACACCATCAACGACTACCAGCTGGACGGTGTGTCCACCCACGGCATCTCGTCCACCCAGGCCATTCCGCAAGGTCTGGCGGACCTGGCCACCTACGATCATGTTGAGGTGGTTCGCGGCGCGACCGGGCTGATGCTCGGCGCGGGCGATCCCTCGGGGATCATCAATCTGGTACGTAAAAAACCCACCCATGAGTTTCAGGGCAATGTCATTGCCGAACTGGGCTCCTGGGATCACTATCGTGCCCAACTGGATGTGGGCGGGCCTTTGACGAAAAATGGTCGGGTGCGTGGTCGCTTGGTCGGCGTTTACCAGGACAACAACAGTTATATGGATGCGTATGAGTTGGAAAAACAGGTCTACTACGGCATTCTCGAAGCGGATGTGACTGACACAACCCTGGTCACCGTCGGCTTTGACTATCAGGAGAATGACCCGCAAGGCAGCGCCAGCACCGGTTTCCCCCTGTTTTATGACGATGGTCGGCAAACGGATTTTTCCCGCTCGACCAATCCAGCGGCCTCCTGGTCCAGCGATCACAAAACAACTTACAATACCTTTGCTTCGCTGGAGCAGAAGCTGACCGATCATTGGCAGTTGAACCTTGCCGCCAACTACATGTCCCTGGACCGGGACTTTTCGAGCGCCACCGCGGCCTGGGGGTTTTTGGATGAGGAGACTGGCGAAGGCATCAAACTCTACGGCGCGCCCGGCGACACCGATCAGACCCAGACCGGCGTGGAGATGCGTCTTGAAGGGTCCTATACCCTGCTGGGTCGGGAGCATGACCTGGTTGCCGGCTTCAGCTTTTCCAAATACGAAAACAATCACATGCCGCTTTATCGTTCGGGCGTTGAGGGAACCGAGATCAATTTCTACACCTGGAACCATGAAACGGCACGTCCGGATACCGGCAATGGAAAACTCTACGATTTGGACACCATCATTTATCAGCGTGGGTTTTATCTGGCCTCCCGGCTTAATCCGCTGGAGCGTCTCCACCTCATCCTCGGCGGTCGCGTATCCGACTATTCCTACGACTATTCGCTGCACTATGTTCCGGAAACGCTAACGGCAAACAATAAAACAACCAAGTACAGTGAACATGGTGAAATCACCCCGTATTTCGGCCTGGTCTACGATCTGACGGAGACGCATTCGCTCTACGCCAGTTACACCAGTATTTTTCAACCACAGAGCTATCACGACCGCAACGGTGACGCCCTCGATCCCAAGACGGGCGATCATTACGAGGTCGGTGTCAAAAGCGAATTTTTCGCGGGCCGCATCAACGCCAGCCTCGCCCTTTTCGAAATCAGACAGGACAACCTGGCCGAGGTGGACAGCGGCTATACGGTGCCGGGAACGACCACTTCGGCCTACCGCGCCGTCGAAGGAGCGAAGACCCAGGGTGTCGACGTTGAGCTGTCCGGTGAGATCATCCCCGGATGGCATGTCATGGCGAGCTACAGCTACAGTCTGACCGAAGATGCCGACGGCTCGCGCCTTGCCACCGAAGCGCCCAGACAGATGGCCAAATTGTGGACCACCTATCAATGGCGTCAATTGACCGTGGGCGGCGGTGTCAACTGGCAGAGCCGCATCTATTTTTCAACCACCTCCTGGCAGTTGCCCGATGTTCCCCTTGAGGCGGAACAGGACGCTTATACGGTGGTGGACCTGATGGCGCGCTATCAGTTGACCGACACCCTTTGCGCGACCCTGAACGTCAACAACCTGTTTGATAAAAAATATCTGAGTTCCCTGGATTCAACGTTCTTCACCGGCTATTACGGTGAACCGCGCAGCGTTCTTTTGTCGCTACGCTATGACTTCTAA
- a CDS encoding PepSY-associated TM helix domain-containing protein, with protein sequence MKKRNWRKIWFLTHSWLAMPLWVATFVVCLTGTVATLGQELVWLTQPQVRANVPDDKSERLDFDAVLAAVKRQQPKAHVSALSRPVKAQYALTAQVSTADGNTATWYVNPYNGAIQGQQSHFDLRRFLRALHGWLLVPWTNGYSPGWYLVTLLSLPLLGSLISGVMIYKRFWRDYLRPKIRLRHGPRVMWGDVHRLAGIWSLPFIFIIAVTGLWMLVQAVLYDHHITFSTAGPPVMVARADVPQTEDGQAPTMLSPQQAVDAACRAFPDLQPYRVSFPAHAYDLYRISGRSRHYPLSTDSVAIHPYNGHVEQTRRLADRSTLEIITGSMIPLHIGDFAGLGLKLVYFMFGLLLTLMIYSGMLLWGRRTWRETRQVFEQRGCAPAYVARRWGMHLSGVVLLLPLLYFAPYMDRIALYRGAAGLGERPIGTLQAGPFTLDLAEWQVRPPRPDGQAGLKKTFTLGLRQEDSARIKAVYLKLGKPRSIRSAGALASGSPYRQFVRVSVPEHAGPDAVLWLTLETWDGAIHRASLPLHQASPTTAAFLQQQRG encoded by the coding sequence GTGAAAAAAAGAAATTGGCGCAAAATCTGGTTCCTGACCCATAGCTGGCTGGCCATGCCGCTGTGGGTGGCGACCTTTGTCGTCTGCCTGACCGGCACCGTGGCCACCCTCGGTCAGGAACTGGTCTGGCTGACGCAGCCGCAGGTGCGCGCCAACGTGCCCGACGATAAGAGCGAGCGGCTGGATTTCGATGCCGTGCTGGCGGCGGTCAAGCGCCAGCAGCCCAAGGCGCACGTCAGCGCCCTGTCGCGGCCGGTCAAAGCGCAGTACGCCCTCACCGCCCAGGTCAGCACCGCTGACGGCAACACCGCCACCTGGTATGTCAATCCCTACAACGGCGCGATTCAGGGGCAACAGAGCCACTTTGACCTGCGCCGTTTCCTACGCGCCCTGCACGGCTGGCTGCTGGTTCCCTGGACCAACGGCTACAGTCCGGGCTGGTATCTGGTCACCCTGCTCAGCCTGCCGTTGCTCGGCTCGCTGATCTCCGGGGTGATGATCTACAAGCGATTCTGGCGCGACTACCTGCGGCCGAAAATCCGCCTGCGCCACGGCCCGCGGGTGATGTGGGGCGATGTCCATCGTCTGGCCGGTATCTGGTCGCTGCCGTTTATCTTCATCATTGCCGTGACCGGGTTGTGGATGCTGGTCCAGGCCGTCCTGTACGATCACCACATCACCTTTTCCACGGCCGGGCCGCCGGTGATGGTGGCGCGCGCCGACGTGCCGCAAACCGAGGACGGGCAAGCGCCGACGATGCTCAGCCCGCAACAGGCGGTGGATGCCGCGTGCCGGGCGTTTCCCGATCTGCAACCGTATCGGGTCAGCTTTCCGGCTCATGCTTATGATCTGTACCGGATCAGCGGCCGCAGCCGTCATTATCCGCTGTCGACCGACAGTGTGGCCATCCATCCCTATAACGGTCATGTCGAACAGACCCGCCGCCTCGCCGACCGATCAACGCTGGAGATCATCACCGGCTCAATGATCCCGCTGCACATCGGCGATTTTGCCGGGCTGGGTCTGAAGCTCGTTTATTTCATGTTCGGCCTGCTGCTGACCCTGATGATCTACAGCGGCATGCTGCTGTGGGGCAGGCGTACCTGGCGTGAAACCCGGCAGGTGTTCGAACAACGGGGCTGCGCTCCGGCCTATGTGGCTCGTCGCTGGGGCATGCACCTCAGTGGCGTGGTTTTGCTGCTGCCGCTGCTCTATTTCGCCCCTTATATGGACAGAATCGCCCTGTACCGCGGCGCCGCCGGTCTGGGTGAACGCCCCATCGGGACGTTGCAGGCCGGTCCGTTTACCCTCGACCTGGCGGAGTGGCAAGTGCGGCCTCCCCGGCCCGACGGCCAGGCCGGGCTGAAAAAAACCTTTACCCTGGGGTTGCGCCAGGAGGACTCTGCGCGCATCAAGGCCGTTTACCTCAAATTGGGCAAACCACGCAGCATCCGCAGTGCCGGAGCCCTGGCCTCGGGCAGTCCCTATCGTCAGTTTGTCCGCGTTTCCGTGCCGGAGCATGCCGGGCCGGACGCCGTGCTGTGGCTGACGCTGGAAACCTGGGACGGCGCGATCCATCGGGCCAGCCTGCCGTTGCACCAGGCCTCGCCGACCACCGCGGCGTTTCTCCAACAGCAGCGGGGCTGA